A single window of Eucalyptus grandis isolate ANBG69807.140 chromosome 1, ASM1654582v1, whole genome shotgun sequence DNA harbors:
- the LOC120291369 gene encoding calmodulin-binding protein 60 C-like isoform X2 translates to MNDQSPHLECTNAKTTRKNDVRNFWLHIPTKLSENVFTGQKLEGKGGARISVALIDADTGEVVKSGPESSIKLDIVVLKSDFNKDDKDNWDQEDFENFMVKEREGKGPLLTGVRLVTLKGGVGELGELIFMDNSSWDRNKQFRIGLKVASGYCGNTRIREAKTDAFRVKEHRGESNKKHHPPALHDEIWRLEKIAKDGKSHQKLNKAGIYTVGDFLQHRSTDFKKPREVLGKSMTPKNWEHLIAHAMECQDLKTHSENPNVKREDAAEFSTDHQPTDLINDVVYSATDRLSAREKNHEDTIGKASSSFPSQVSERQTEIPASVQHNMAPSTCAPPVGPEAPPANAGSTAEGHNGVIALPLPVQSQNTYFGNPMKFSANELARPASHQPTYANNWSGLIPPGDNGIAIGGLPTQSHDANSQSVMPSHVIDSSRQMDSTVNEHVLPSRPTCASISDGHNDVTALPLPVQSQNTYFGNPMKFSADELARPASHQPTYANNWNGLIPPGDNGTTNGRLPTQSHNVNSQSAMPSLVIDSSRQMDCTVNDHVLPSGLTCASISCGHNGVAALPLPVQSQNTYFGNPMKFSANELARPSSHQLTYANNWNGLTSPGDNGITTGGLPTQSHDVNSQSATPSHVISSSRRMDSTVNEHVLFSRPSHASISYGHNHVTALPLKVQSQNTSFGNPMNFLANELACPASHQPIPANNWNGLISPGDNGIIIGGSSTESHDISSQDALRNQMFSPWRKMDAAVNELILPSEPPCDPQPEGDHESDHEMENLQFNVADNMTKYSGLPDVDMSFHTPPWKDGSV, encoded by the exons ATGAATGATCAATCTCCCCACCTTGAATG TACTAATGCTAAAACTACGAGAAAGAATGATGTGAGAAACTTCTGGCTTCACATTCCAACCAAACTGTCCGAAAATGTATTTACCGGACAGAAACTAGAAGGAAAAGGGGGTGCTCGCATTTCTGTTGCCTTGATTGATGCAGATACAGGGGAAGTTGTTAAATCAGGCCCGGAATCCTCCATTAAGTTGGACATCGTTGTGCTTAAAAGTGACTTCAACAAAGATGATAAGGACAACTGGGATCAAGAAGATTTTGAGAACTTCATGGTTAAAGAACGCGAAGGAAAGGGGCCGCTTTTGACAGGAGTTCGCCTGGTGACGCTCAAGGGAGGTGTTGGGGAGCTGGGAGAACTGATATTTATGGACAATTCCAGTTGGGACAGGAATAAACAATTTAGGATAGGGCTTAAGGTGGCATCAGGTTATTGTGGGAATACACGAATCCGGGAAGCAAAAACAGATGCCTTTCGTGTCAAGGAACATAGAGGAGAAT CAAACAAGAAACATCATCCACCTGCACTTCATGATGAGATCTGGAGGCTGGAGAAGATTGCCAAAGATGggaaatctcaccaaaaattgAATAAAGCCGGAATATATACAGTGGGAGACTTTCTACAGCACCGGTCTACAGACTTCAAGAAGCCGAGAGAG GTACTTGGAAAGAGCATGACCCCGAAGAACTGGGAACACCTCATAGCTCATGCAATGGAGTGCCAAGACTTGAAAACTCATTCGGAGAATCCTAATGTCAAGAGGGAGGATGCTGCTGAATTCAGCACTGATCATCAACCAACCGACCTAATCAATGATGTGGTATATTCTGCTACTGATCGACTTTCTGCCCGAGAGAAG AACCATGAAGATACAATTGGGAAAGCCTCAAGCTCTTTTCCATCTCAAGTCTCTGAACGACAAACTGAAATTCCCGCCTCTGTTCAACATAATATGGCTCCAAGTACCTGTGCTCCTCCAGTTGGTCCGGAAGCTCCTCCAGCGAATGCAGGCTCCACTGCTGAAG GACATAATGGTGTGATTGCTTTACCATTGCCAGTACAGTCCCAGAATACCTATTTTGGAAATCCCATGAAATTTTCAGCTAATGAACTTGCTCGTCCTGCTTCACATCAGCCCACATATGCAAACAACTGGAGTGGTCTGATTCCTCCGGGAGATAATGGTATTGCTATCGGTGGATTGCCAACACAGTCCCATGATGCCAATTCCCAATCTGTCATGCCTAGCCATGTGATTGATTCTTCGAGGCAAATGGACTCTACCGTAAATGAACATGTTCTCCCCTCTAGACCAACCTGTGCCTCAATATCAGATG GACATAATGATGTAACAGCTTTGCCATTACCAGTACAGTCCCAAAATACCTATTTTGGAAATCCCATGAAGTTTTCAGCTGATGAACTTGCTCGTCCCGCTTCACATCAACCCACATATGCAAACAACTGGAATGGCCTAATTCCTCCAGGAGATAATGGTACTACTAATGGCAGATTGCCAACACAGTCCCATAATGTCAATTCCCAATCTGCCATGCCTAGCCTTGTGATCGATTCTTCGAGGCAAATGGACTGTACAGTAAATGACCATGTTCTCCCCTCTGGACTAACCTGTGCCTCAATATCATGTG GACATAATGGTGTAGCTGCTTTACCATTGCCAGTACAATCTCAAAATACCTATTTTGGAAATCCCATGAAGTTTTCAGCTAATGAACTTGCTCGTCCCTCTTCACATCAGCTCACATATGCAAACAATTGGAATGGTCTCACTTCTCCAGGAGATAATGGTATTACTACCGGCGGATTGCCAACACAGTCTCATGATGTCAATTCCCAATCTGCCACGCCTAGCCATGTGATCAGTTCTTCGAGGCGAATGGACTCTACAGTAAATGAGCATGTTCTCTTCTCTAGACCATCCCATGCCTCAATATCATATG GACATAATCATGTAACTGCCTTGCCATTGAAAGTACAGTCCCAAAATACCTCTTTTGGAAATCCCATGAACTTTTTAGCCAATGAACTTGCTTGTCCTGCTTCACATCAGCCCATACCTGCAAACAACTGGAATGGTCTAATTTCTCCGGGAGATAATGGTATTATTATTGGTGGATCGTCAACAGAGTCCCATGATATAAGTTCACAGGATGCGTTGCGTAACCAAATGTTCAGTCCATGGAGGAAAATGGACGCTGCAGTGAATGAGCTTATTCTGCCCTCTGAACCACCCTGTGATCCTCAACCTGAAGGTGATCACGAAAGTGATCACGAGATggaaaatttgcaattcaatgtTGCAGATAATATGACGAAATACTCGGGCCTACCAGATGTTGACATGTCCTTTCACACCCCGCCATGGAAAGATGGCTCTGTTTAG
- the LOC120291369 gene encoding uncharacterized protein LOC120291369 isoform X1, whose amino-acid sequence MNDQSPHLECTNAKTTRKNDVRNFWLHIPTKLSENVFTGQKLEGKGGARISVALIDADTGEVVKSGPESSIKLDIVVLKSDFNKDDKDNWDQEDFENFMVKEREGKGPLLTGVRLVTLKGGVGELGELIFMDNSSWDRNKQFRIGLKVASGYCGNTRIREAKTDAFRVKEHRGESNKKHHPPALHDEIWRLEKIAKDGKSHQKLNKAGIYTVGDFLQHRSTDFKKPREVLGKSMTPKNWEHLIAHAMECQDLKTHSENPNVKREDAAEFSTDHQPTDLINDVVYSATDRLSAREKNHEDTIGKASSSFPSQVSERQTEIPASVQHNMAPSTCAPPVGPEAPPANAGSTAEVQSQNAYFGNPMELSTNELARPASHQPTYANNWNNLIPSGDNGITTGELPIQSHDVNSQSVMPSHVIDSSRQMDCAVNDHVLPSGQTYASMSDGHNGVIALPLPVQSQNTYFGNPMKFSANELARPASHQPTYANNWSGLIPPGDNGIAIGGLPTQSHDANSQSVMPSHVIDSSRQMDSTVNEHVLPSRPTCASISDGHNDVTALPLPVQSQNTYFGNPMKFSADELARPASHQPTYANNWNGLIPPGDNGTTNGRLPTQSHNVNSQSAMPSLVIDSSRQMDCTVNDHVLPSGLTCASISCGHNGVAALPLPVQSQNTYFGNPMKFSANELARPSSHQLTYANNWNGLTSPGDNGITTGGLPTQSHDVNSQSATPSHVISSSRRMDSTVNEHVLFSRPSHASISYGHNHVTALPLKVQSQNTSFGNPMNFLANELACPASHQPIPANNWNGLISPGDNGIIIGGSSTESHDISSQDALRNQMFSPWRKMDAAVNELILPSEPPCDPQPEGDHESDHEMENLQFNVADNMTKYSGLPDVDMSFHTPPWKDGSV is encoded by the exons ATGAATGATCAATCTCCCCACCTTGAATG TACTAATGCTAAAACTACGAGAAAGAATGATGTGAGAAACTTCTGGCTTCACATTCCAACCAAACTGTCCGAAAATGTATTTACCGGACAGAAACTAGAAGGAAAAGGGGGTGCTCGCATTTCTGTTGCCTTGATTGATGCAGATACAGGGGAAGTTGTTAAATCAGGCCCGGAATCCTCCATTAAGTTGGACATCGTTGTGCTTAAAAGTGACTTCAACAAAGATGATAAGGACAACTGGGATCAAGAAGATTTTGAGAACTTCATGGTTAAAGAACGCGAAGGAAAGGGGCCGCTTTTGACAGGAGTTCGCCTGGTGACGCTCAAGGGAGGTGTTGGGGAGCTGGGAGAACTGATATTTATGGACAATTCCAGTTGGGACAGGAATAAACAATTTAGGATAGGGCTTAAGGTGGCATCAGGTTATTGTGGGAATACACGAATCCGGGAAGCAAAAACAGATGCCTTTCGTGTCAAGGAACATAGAGGAGAAT CAAACAAGAAACATCATCCACCTGCACTTCATGATGAGATCTGGAGGCTGGAGAAGATTGCCAAAGATGggaaatctcaccaaaaattgAATAAAGCCGGAATATATACAGTGGGAGACTTTCTACAGCACCGGTCTACAGACTTCAAGAAGCCGAGAGAG GTACTTGGAAAGAGCATGACCCCGAAGAACTGGGAACACCTCATAGCTCATGCAATGGAGTGCCAAGACTTGAAAACTCATTCGGAGAATCCTAATGTCAAGAGGGAGGATGCTGCTGAATTCAGCACTGATCATCAACCAACCGACCTAATCAATGATGTGGTATATTCTGCTACTGATCGACTTTCTGCCCGAGAGAAG AACCATGAAGATACAATTGGGAAAGCCTCAAGCTCTTTTCCATCTCAAGTCTCTGAACGACAAACTGAAATTCCCGCCTCTGTTCAACATAATATGGCTCCAAGTACCTGTGCTCCTCCAGTTGGTCCGGAAGCTCCTCCAGCGAATGCAGGCTCCACTGCTGAAG TCCAATCCCAAAATGCCTATTTTGGAAATCCCATGGAGCTTTCAACAAATGAACTTGCTCGTCCCGCTTCACATCAGCCTACATATGCAAACAACTGGAATAATCTAATTCCTTCAGGAGATAATGGTATTACTACTGGCGAATTGCCAATACAGTCCCATGATGTCAATTCCCAATCAGTCATGCCTAGCCATGTGATCGATTCTTCGAGGCAAATGGACTGTGCAGTAAATGACCACGTTCTCCCCTCTGGACAAACCTATGCCTCAATGTCAGATG GACATAATGGTGTGATTGCTTTACCATTGCCAGTACAGTCCCAGAATACCTATTTTGGAAATCCCATGAAATTTTCAGCTAATGAACTTGCTCGTCCTGCTTCACATCAGCCCACATATGCAAACAACTGGAGTGGTCTGATTCCTCCGGGAGATAATGGTATTGCTATCGGTGGATTGCCAACACAGTCCCATGATGCCAATTCCCAATCTGTCATGCCTAGCCATGTGATTGATTCTTCGAGGCAAATGGACTCTACCGTAAATGAACATGTTCTCCCCTCTAGACCAACCTGTGCCTCAATATCAGATG GACATAATGATGTAACAGCTTTGCCATTACCAGTACAGTCCCAAAATACCTATTTTGGAAATCCCATGAAGTTTTCAGCTGATGAACTTGCTCGTCCCGCTTCACATCAACCCACATATGCAAACAACTGGAATGGCCTAATTCCTCCAGGAGATAATGGTACTACTAATGGCAGATTGCCAACACAGTCCCATAATGTCAATTCCCAATCTGCCATGCCTAGCCTTGTGATCGATTCTTCGAGGCAAATGGACTGTACAGTAAATGACCATGTTCTCCCCTCTGGACTAACCTGTGCCTCAATATCATGTG GACATAATGGTGTAGCTGCTTTACCATTGCCAGTACAATCTCAAAATACCTATTTTGGAAATCCCATGAAGTTTTCAGCTAATGAACTTGCTCGTCCCTCTTCACATCAGCTCACATATGCAAACAATTGGAATGGTCTCACTTCTCCAGGAGATAATGGTATTACTACCGGCGGATTGCCAACACAGTCTCATGATGTCAATTCCCAATCTGCCACGCCTAGCCATGTGATCAGTTCTTCGAGGCGAATGGACTCTACAGTAAATGAGCATGTTCTCTTCTCTAGACCATCCCATGCCTCAATATCATATG GACATAATCATGTAACTGCCTTGCCATTGAAAGTACAGTCCCAAAATACCTCTTTTGGAAATCCCATGAACTTTTTAGCCAATGAACTTGCTTGTCCTGCTTCACATCAGCCCATACCTGCAAACAACTGGAATGGTCTAATTTCTCCGGGAGATAATGGTATTATTATTGGTGGATCGTCAACAGAGTCCCATGATATAAGTTCACAGGATGCGTTGCGTAACCAAATGTTCAGTCCATGGAGGAAAATGGACGCTGCAGTGAATGAGCTTATTCTGCCCTCTGAACCACCCTGTGATCCTCAACCTGAAGGTGATCACGAAAGTGATCACGAGATggaaaatttgcaattcaatgtTGCAGATAATATGACGAAATACTCGGGCCTACCAGATGTTGACATGTCCTTTCACACCCCGCCATGGAAAGATGGCTCTGTTTAG